Proteins from a genomic interval of Flammeovirgaceae bacterium SG7u.111:
- a CDS encoding acyl-CoA thioesterase, which translates to MLKSEKKIEVQFHEVDSLRIVWHGHYIKYFETGREAFGKEFGLSYMQVYAQGFLMPVVKVTCDYKLPVQYEDNIVVETTFQNSPAAKVIFTYIIKNKDTGAINATGYSEQVFLTEDKQLHLTIPPFFEEWKKKHGLN; encoded by the coding sequence ATGCTGAAGAGCGAGAAAAAGATAGAAGTACAATTTCACGAAGTGGATAGCCTGCGCATTGTGTGGCACGGGCATTACATAAAGTATTTTGAAACCGGGAGAGAGGCTTTTGGGAAAGAGTTTGGGCTGAGCTACATGCAAGTGTATGCTCAAGGTTTTTTGATGCCCGTAGTAAAAGTTACTTGTGATTATAAACTTCCGGTACAGTACGAGGACAACATCGTAGTGGAAACTACTTTTCAAAACAGCCCTGCGGCAAAGGTTATTTTTACCTATATTATAAAAAACAAAGATACGGGGGCAATCAACGCTACGGGATATTCCGAGCAGGTTTTCCTCACCGAAGACAAACAGCTCCATCTCACCATTCCCCCATTTTTTGAGGAATGGAAAAAGAAGCATGGATTAAATTAG
- a CDS encoding lipid A biosynthesis acyltransferase, with protein MPKWKGKTRGGLLGYKIFIFILKSLGIKPAYFVLRFVIFYYIFFAPKASLSIYRYFRTAHKASPLKAFFSIFKNYFILGQILIDKIALISRVETSFSFTFTGEEHLVEMKNLNKGGFLISAHVGNWEVAGHYLKRLDTKVNIVMFEAEHEKIKDLLGEVMGEKKWQVIPIKNDLSHIFLINSALARNELICIHGDRFVEGAKAQSKEFFGNDAFFPIGPFTMAAKLRVPYSFVYCVKKTPDHYQLYATPLENTEKSVSEIMDDYVIRLEEVVKQYPEQWFNYYDFWAQENTPSGKR; from the coding sequence ATGCCTAAATGGAAAGGTAAAACGAGAGGCGGGCTTTTAGGCTATAAAATCTTCATTTTCATACTAAAGTCGCTTGGAATAAAGCCCGCATATTTCGTTCTTAGATTTGTTATTTTTTACTACATTTTTTTTGCTCCCAAGGCATCTCTTTCAATTTACCGCTACTTCAGAACTGCCCACAAGGCAAGTCCTTTGAAGGCTTTTTTCTCCATTTTCAAAAATTACTTCATTTTAGGGCAAATTCTTATCGATAAAATTGCCCTCATCTCTAGAGTGGAAACATCCTTCTCTTTCACGTTTACAGGTGAGGAACACTTGGTAGAAATGAAAAACCTCAACAAAGGAGGATTTCTTATCAGCGCACATGTGGGAAACTGGGAAGTGGCAGGACATTACCTCAAACGACTAGACACCAAGGTGAATATCGTGATGTTTGAAGCGGAGCATGAAAAAATAAAAGATCTTTTGGGCGAAGTGATGGGTGAAAAAAAATGGCAGGTAATCCCTATCAAAAATGATTTGAGCCACATTTTCCTCATCAATAGCGCACTGGCACGGAACGAGCTAATCTGTATTCATGGAGATAGGTTTGTAGAAGGGGCGAAGGCGCAAAGCAAGGAGTTTTTTGGGAATGATGCTTTTTTTCCCATTGGTCCTTTCACCATGGCGGCAAAATTACGAGTACCCTATTCTTTTGTCTATTGTGTAAAAAAGACTCCCGACCATTACCAACTCTACGCTACTCCATTGGAAAATACAGAGAAAAGTGTGAGCGAAATAATGGACGATTATGTAATTCGCTTGGAAGAAGTAGTAAAACAATACCCGGAACAATGGTTTAATTACTATGACTTTTGGGCTCAAGAAAATACCCCAAGTGGAAAAAGATAA
- a CDS encoding acyl carrier protein codes for MSNEEIIEKINGFIVDEFEVDEEKISPEADLKTTLDLDSLDYVDLVVEIENNFGFKVKPEDFTGIITFDDFYVYIINRVKSNQNA; via the coding sequence ATGAGCAACGAAGAAATAATAGAAAAAATAAACGGGTTTATAGTAGACGAGTTTGAGGTAGATGAGGAAAAAATCAGCCCAGAAGCCGATCTAAAAACCACACTTGATCTTGATAGTTTAGACTATGTAGATTTGGTAGTAGAGATAGAAAACAACTTTGGTTTCAAGGTAAAGCCTGAAGATTTCACAGGCATCATTACCTTCGACGACTTCTATGTTTATATCATAAACAGGGTGAAAAGTAATCAGAATGCCTAA